Below is a genomic region from Haloimpatiens massiliensis.
ATCAAATTAATTAACTAAAGATTTTCCACACTGTGCAATTTTGAAAGAACAATAAGTTCTTTTAAAGGAAACTCGCTCAGCAGAGCTGAGGAGTACTATATTTCTAAGGTCTAAAGACCTAAGAACTATAGCATCTGGTGATTATGGCTTGAAGGTAACACCCCTTTCCATTCCGAACAGGACGGTTAAGCTTCAAAGCGCCGATGGTACTGCAGGGGAAGCCCTGTGGGAGAGTAGGTCGTCGCCAGGTTGTTTATTTTGATCTACTAGCTCAGTCGGTAGAGCACATGACTTTTAATCATGGTGTCCGGGGTTCGATTCCCCGGTAGATCACCAAAAAACGTATCTCGTTCAGAGGTACGTTTTTTTATTATATTTTTAATAACAACTTTCTTCTTTCGATAGAAAGTTGCTATTAAAAATATAATTACACATTTAAACAATGTTAGAGTTTTATGATGACATTCAGTAGTTGAAATTTATTTTGAAATCTAAAAGAAAGGTTATTTGGAATAAGATTTTATTATTTGTTTAAAATATTTTAGAGTTTTATTTATACTTTCTTCTACGGTATAAGGTGGATTCTTACTTAATATTTTATTAAGCATGCCTTGATATATTAAAATAGACATTTCATTTATTTCATGTACATTTTCAGCGGATATAAACCCATCTTTTACACAATCATTTATAATAGATAAAGTTCTCTTATATAATGTATTCCCAAGTAGCATGGAGTTTAAATTTAAGGATGAATCTGCTAATTCATCAGGAAATATTGAGTAGTATTCTGATATAGTATCATTTAAAGTATTACTGAATTCAGAGAAAAATACTAAATTGTATATTTTAGGTCTTTTAAAAGAGTGATTACAAAAACACTCCCATATCAAAAAATACCTATCTAAAGAATTTGTTGCTCTTTTTATGTATTCTGGAAGGTTTTCGACATATTCTCTTAAATACTTCATTGAAGCAAATAGTATAAGGTGGTCTAGATTTTTAAAATAGTTGTACAAAGTGGCGCTATTATATCCTGCTATATCAGCTACTTTTCGAATAGTAACATTTTCTATACCATCCATTTGGATTATTTGGTTTGTTGCATCAATAAAATAGCTCATCATTCTTTTTTGTTGTAAAGTTTTTTTTATCATTATTATCACCATTAAATTAAAATTTTATTTCAATATGATT
It encodes:
- a CDS encoding TetR/AcrR family transcriptional regulator; translation: MIKKTLQQKRMMSYFIDATNQIIQMDGIENVTIRKVADIAGYNSATLYNYFKNLDHLILFASMKYLREYVENLPEYIKRATNSLDRYFLIWECFCNHSFKRPKIYNLVFFSEFSNTLNDTISEYYSIFPDELADSSLNLNSMLLGNTLYKRTLSIINDCVKDGFISAENVHEINEMSILIYQGMLNKILSKNPPYTVEESINKTLKYFKQIIKSYSK